Proteins encoded together in one Streptomyces umbrinus window:
- a CDS encoding PLP-dependent cysteine synthase family protein: protein MTTPQQARTHEPMATLDVDHSDAEYRHWLKEAVRKVQADSNRSADTHLLRFPLPEKWGIDLYLKDESTHPTGSLKHRLARSLFLYGLCNGWIRRDRPVIEASSGSTAVSEAYFAKLIGVPFIAVMPRTTSPEKCRLIEFHGGQCHFVDDPRTMYEESAALAADTGGHYMDQFTYAERATDWRGNNNIAESIYRQLELERYPEPAWIVATAGTGGTSATIARYVHYMQHNTRICVADPENSCFFEGWTTGDADVTTDCGSRIEGIGRPRMEPSFVPGAIDRMMKVPDAASVAAVRALEAAIGRKAGGSTGTGLWSALKIVAEMVGAGRTGSVVTLLCDPGDRYLDKYYSDEWVAGQGLDIEPYAAAIESLLATGVWPD from the coding sequence GTGACCACCCCACAGCAGGCCCGCACCCATGAGCCGATGGCCACGCTCGATGTCGATCACAGCGACGCGGAGTACCGGCACTGGCTCAAAGAAGCCGTACGGAAGGTCCAGGCCGACTCGAACAGATCGGCAGACACCCACCTCCTGCGCTTCCCGCTGCCCGAGAAGTGGGGCATCGACCTCTACCTCAAGGACGAGTCCACCCACCCCACCGGCAGCCTCAAGCACCGCCTGGCCCGCTCACTGTTCCTGTACGGCCTGTGCAACGGCTGGATCCGCCGCGACCGCCCCGTCATCGAGGCGTCCAGCGGCTCCACCGCCGTCTCCGAGGCCTACTTCGCGAAGCTGATCGGGGTGCCCTTCATCGCTGTCATGCCCCGCACGACCAGCCCCGAGAAATGCCGCCTGATCGAATTCCACGGCGGACAGTGCCACTTCGTGGACGACCCGCGGACGATGTACGAGGAGTCGGCGGCCCTCGCGGCCGACACCGGCGGGCACTACATGGACCAGTTCACCTACGCGGAGCGGGCCACCGACTGGCGCGGCAACAACAACATCGCCGAATCGATCTACCGCCAGTTGGAGTTGGAGCGCTACCCGGAGCCGGCCTGGATCGTCGCCACGGCAGGCACGGGCGGTACGTCGGCGACCATCGCCCGGTACGTGCACTACATGCAGCACAACACCCGTATCTGTGTGGCCGATCCGGAGAACTCCTGTTTCTTCGAGGGCTGGACCACGGGCGACGCGGACGTCACCACCGACTGCGGGTCGCGCATCGAGGGCATCGGCCGACCGCGGATGGAACCGAGCTTCGTGCCGGGAGCCATCGACCGGATGATGAAGGTGCCGGACGCGGCGAGTGTGGCCGCCGTGCGGGCGCTGGAGGCGGCCATCGGACGCAAGGCGGGGGGCTCGACCGGGACGGGGTTGTGGAGTGCGCTGAAGATCGTGGCGGAGATGGTGGGTGCGGGGCGGACGGGGAGTGTGGTGACTCTGTTGTGCGACCCCGGGGATCGGTATCTGGACAAGTACTACTCGGATGAGTGGGTGGCCGGTCAGGGGCTGGACATCGAGCCGTACGCTGCCGCGATCGAGTCGTTGTTGGCCACGGGGGTCTGGCCGGATTGA
- a CDS encoding alpha-ketoglutarate-dependent dioxygenase AlkB family protein — protein sequence MDAELFPRARTEIAPGAVHLPDWLSPARQSELLDACRAWALPPAGLRTVRTPGGGTMTSRQVCLGWHWYPYGYARAVVDGDGTPVKEFPEWLGELGRRAATDALGPEAATTAAYDIALINFYDADARMGMHRDSDEKSDAPVVSLSLGDTCVFRFGNTGSRTRPYTDVELRSGDLFVFGGAARLAYHGVPRVHAGTAPPELGLTGRLNVTLRVSGL from the coding sequence ATGGACGCCGAGTTGTTCCCCCGCGCCCGTACGGAGATCGCGCCGGGCGCCGTGCACCTGCCGGACTGGCTGAGTCCCGCGCGCCAGAGCGAGCTCCTCGACGCCTGCCGTGCCTGGGCACTCCCGCCCGCGGGGCTGCGCACGGTCCGCACACCGGGCGGCGGCACGATGACGTCCCGGCAGGTCTGCCTCGGCTGGCACTGGTACCCGTACGGGTACGCGCGCGCGGTCGTCGACGGGGACGGGACGCCGGTGAAGGAGTTCCCCGAGTGGCTGGGGGAGCTGGGGCGCCGGGCAGCCACCGACGCGCTCGGACCGGAGGCGGCCACGACGGCGGCGTACGACATCGCACTGATCAACTTCTACGACGCCGACGCCCGCATGGGCATGCACCGCGACAGCGACGAGAAATCCGACGCCCCGGTGGTGTCGCTGAGCCTCGGCGACACCTGCGTCTTCCGCTTCGGCAACACTGGGTCGCGGACCCGCCCCTACACCGACGTGGAACTGCGCAGCGGCGACCTGTTCGTGTTCGGCGGCGCCGCCCGGCTCGCGTACCACGGGGTGCCGCGCGTGCACGCGGGCACGGCGCCACCAGAGTTGGGCCTGACCGGCCGCCTGAACGTCACGTTGCGGGTGAGTGGCCTCTAG
- a CDS encoding SHOCT domain-containing protein, translated as MQTLAHWDGGPGPWILLFPLIWAAVVIGVVTVLRRTVWRGRRGPWRGMDRTAMDVRPTGDSPIAMLGRRFASGEIDEDEYWRRLSVLDEQFGRTDLGRTGMGKGGAA; from the coding sequence ATGCAGACCCTGGCGCACTGGGACGGCGGGCCCGGCCCGTGGATCCTTCTCTTCCCGCTGATCTGGGCGGCCGTCGTGATCGGCGTCGTGACCGTCCTCCGCCGTACCGTCTGGCGCGGCCGTCGTGGCCCGTGGCGCGGTATGGACCGCACCGCGATGGACGTCCGCCCGACCGGCGACTCGCCGATCGCGATGCTCGGCCGGCGCTTCGCCTCCGGCGAGATCGACGAGGACGAGTACTGGCGTCGGCTCTCCGTCCTGGACGAGCAGTTCGGACGCACCGACCTCGGTCGTACGGGTATGGGCAAGGGCGGTGCGGCATGA
- a CDS encoding phosphotriesterase family protein: MCDAHDHLFLSSPRLPGQELRDASAATAELVAFREAGGGSVVQWTPYGLGRRAADLPLLSRATGVHIVAATGLHQAAHYAPELIDRLRNGLAHLFVAELTEGLATSGVRAGFIKVAGGFHALDAHARWTMTAAAEAHHATGAPIAVHLELGTGALDVLDLLCGELGVPPDRVILGHLNRSPDLMVHRQAAEAGAYLAFDGPSRANHATDWRMPDAVRALAEAGFGDRLLLGGDTTTAGARSVDGGPGMPYLLRRVRPRLELALGAALVERVLTVNPGLAFAVEW, from the coding sequence GTGTGCGACGCGCACGACCATCTCTTCCTCAGCAGTCCGCGACTCCCTGGTCAGGAGTTGCGTGACGCGTCCGCGGCGACGGCCGAGCTGGTGGCGTTCCGCGAGGCGGGCGGCGGAAGCGTCGTGCAGTGGACGCCGTACGGGCTGGGGCGGCGGGCCGCCGATCTTCCGCTGCTCTCCCGCGCCACCGGGGTCCACATCGTGGCCGCCACCGGACTGCACCAAGCCGCCCACTACGCCCCCGAGTTGATCGACCGACTACGGAACGGTCTCGCGCACCTCTTCGTGGCCGAGCTGACGGAGGGCCTGGCCACGTCAGGGGTCCGGGCGGGGTTCATCAAAGTCGCCGGCGGCTTCCACGCCCTCGACGCGCACGCCCGCTGGACGATGACCGCGGCGGCCGAGGCGCATCACGCGACGGGGGCGCCCATCGCCGTACATCTGGAACTCGGTACGGGCGCGCTCGACGTACTCGACCTGCTGTGCGGTGAGTTGGGGGTGCCGCCGGACCGGGTGATCCTCGGGCACCTCAACCGCTCGCCTGATCTGATGGTGCACCGGCAGGCCGCGGAGGCCGGTGCCTATCTGGCTTTTGACGGGCCCTCACGGGCGAACCACGCGACGGACTGGCGGATGCCCGATGCCGTACGGGCCCTCGCCGAGGCCGGGTTCGGGGATCGGCTGCTGCTCGGCGGGGACACGACGACGGCCGGGGCCCGATCGGTCGACGGCGGCCCCGGCATGCCGTATCTGCTGCGTCGGGTTCGCCCTCGGCTCGAACTCGCCCTGGGGGCGGCGTTGGTGGAGCGGGTTCTGACGGTCAACCCCGGACTGGCCTTCGCTGTCGAGTGGTGA
- a CDS encoding ABC transporter ATP-binding protein produces MSTATATKATRTAARVADAVKVYGSGDTAVRALDGVSVTFRAGRFTAIMGPSGSGKSTLMHCAAGLDTLTSGAAFIGDTELSSLDDRRLTLLRRDRIGFVFQAFNLVPTLTVAENITLPMDLAGRRGDASSQEWIDALVDVVGLRDRLHHRPSELSGGQQQRVAVARAFAGQPDVVFADEPTGNLDSRSGEEVLNLLGRAVRQMDRTVVMVTHDPVAAAHADEVVFLADGRLVDRMEAPTADKVLDRMKAFDSKGAPPS; encoded by the coding sequence ATGAGCACCGCGACCGCCACGAAGGCCACGCGGACCGCGGCACGTGTCGCCGACGCCGTGAAGGTGTACGGCAGCGGCGACACCGCCGTCCGGGCCCTGGACGGGGTGAGCGTCACCTTTCGGGCCGGACGCTTCACCGCGATCATGGGGCCCTCGGGCTCCGGCAAGTCCACCCTGATGCACTGCGCGGCCGGCCTGGACACCCTCACCTCGGGCGCGGCGTTCATCGGCGACACCGAACTGAGCAGCCTCGACGACCGCCGCCTCACACTGCTGCGGCGCGACCGCATCGGCTTCGTCTTCCAGGCCTTCAACCTGGTACCGACGCTGACCGTCGCGGAGAACATCACGCTGCCCATGGACCTCGCGGGCCGCCGGGGCGACGCCTCGTCGCAGGAGTGGATCGACGCGCTGGTCGATGTCGTCGGACTGCGCGACCGGCTGCACCACCGGCCCTCCGAACTCTCCGGCGGCCAGCAGCAACGCGTGGCCGTGGCAAGGGCGTTCGCCGGACAGCCCGACGTCGTCTTCGCCGACGAGCCCACCGGCAACCTCGACTCGCGCTCCGGCGAGGAGGTCCTGAACCTTCTCGGCCGGGCCGTACGCCAGATGGACCGCACGGTCGTCATGGTTACCCACGACCCGGTCGCCGCCGCACATGCCGATGAGGTCGTCTTCCTCGCCGACGGCCGACTCGTCGACCGGATGGAAGCCCCCACGGCCGACAAGGTCCTGGACCGCATGAAGGCCTTCGACAGCAAGGGGGCGCCGCCGTCATGA
- a CDS encoding ATP-binding protein, whose amino-acid sequence MISQPSRHCTVELQALPSRIGQVRRIVSAQLRYWHLDPLIDRAALGVTELLTNVHRHAVPDKLCTVEIELLLDRLTVSVHDNDPRLPEVREADSSATCGRGLAMVAAFSESWGVRPDGESGKVVWFTLPAASATAGLPACPPYGAAAESPARSFAEVEHAAGTLSTGHAPARSAVAG is encoded by the coding sequence GTGATCAGCCAGCCAAGCAGGCATTGCACGGTGGAGCTCCAAGCCCTGCCGTCGCGGATCGGCCAGGTCCGCAGAATCGTATCTGCGCAGTTGCGCTACTGGCATCTCGATCCGTTGATAGACCGGGCCGCGCTCGGTGTGACGGAGCTGTTGACCAACGTCCACCGGCACGCCGTGCCCGACAAGCTGTGCACCGTGGAGATCGAGCTGCTGCTCGACCGGCTCACGGTCTCGGTGCACGACAACGACCCGCGCCTTCCCGAGGTGCGGGAGGCCGACTCCTCCGCGACCTGCGGACGCGGTCTCGCGATGGTCGCCGCGTTCAGCGAGAGCTGGGGTGTGCGGCCGGACGGCGAGTCGGGCAAGGTCGTGTGGTTCACTCTTCCGGCCGCCTCCGCCACGGCGGGTCTGCCGGCCTGTCCTCCGTACGGCGCGGCCGCCGAGTCGCCCGCGCGCAGTTTCGCGGAGGTGGAGCACGCCGCCGGCACGCTCAGCACCGGACACGCTCCCGCCCGGTCGGCCGTTGCCGGCTGA
- a CDS encoding SRPBCC family protein codes for MAHRLRPVGLDFVETAPLRLVFARGIASSPETVYRALAEDVADWPEWFSAVRTARPTEDGTGRQVRLKGGTRFEETILAAEPSEVYTYRVDVTNAPGTRALVEEWRLTRDGTGTRVQWTWAADGTAPFRFAIKLGRAGLGRAFRDAVTKLDRKLSSTHAP; via the coding sequence ATGGCACACCGACTGCGTCCGGTGGGACTCGACTTCGTCGAGACCGCTCCCCTGCGCCTCGTGTTCGCGAGAGGGATCGCCTCGTCCCCCGAGACCGTCTATCGCGCGCTGGCCGAGGACGTGGCCGACTGGCCCGAGTGGTTCTCTGCGGTGAGAACGGCCCGCCCGACCGAGGACGGGACCGGGCGGCAGGTCCGGCTGAAGGGCGGAACACGCTTCGAGGAGACGATCCTCGCGGCCGAGCCCTCCGAGGTCTACACGTACCGCGTCGACGTGACGAACGCTCCCGGCACCCGCGCCCTCGTCGAGGAGTGGCGCCTCACCCGGGACGGCACGGGTACGAGAGTCCAGTGGACCTGGGCCGCCGACGGAACCGCCCCGTTCCGCTTCGCGATAAAGCTGGGCCGCGCGGGCCTGGGCAGGGCGTTCCGCGACGCGGTGACGAAGCTGGACCGGAAACTGAGCTCCACGCACGCGCCCTGA
- a CDS encoding ABC transporter permease, which translates to MNASVRISVSSLRAHKRRFAGTFLAVLLGVAFLAGTLVMGDTLRASFDTMFGNATSGTDAVVRSAGTITTPGENQGVRQPVDTDLATAVEKAPGVAAAEPDIQGAGQLVGANGKPIGGQGPPTLAGNWIDDPKLNSYQLAEGRAPSKSGEVVVNRGAAEKGDLKIGDTTTLRTPDPVKVTIVGLATFGGEDGMAQVTYTGMTRSDAEKYLTAKPGEAASILVRAGPGTGQQELVDALTPVLPKGVEAITGQELAAENTDMISGQFLSLFTTFLLVFSGVALLVATFSIHNTFAIVVAQRTRENALLRALGASRRQVTASTLVEASVVAVVASAAGLAGGIGIAAGLQALFPAIGFPFPEGDLVISGLSMTLPLAVGIVVCIGSALLPAVRAGRTAPLAALRETAVDQSGASRTRAVVGTGLAALAVAVTLTGVIVSPSLWLAGIGAILALAAFVVLGPVASTTAVRVLGSPLDRLRGVTGGLARRNALRSPKRTAATASALMIGVAVVSLFTVFGASLKATMDQTVSRSFAGDVAVSTPSFGAGGSGLSPRLAPAIAERPEVDTAVGLGRGVAEVDGKGRALTVTDPVALERTFDLGDVQGSMRDLGDDGIAITENEADKQGLKTGDTARLAFTDGKKQTFTVRAVYGRSELAGDYVITRDAWAPHRTQDSDTLVAVTFKDGVSAADGKAAVEKVATAYGNPEVQTRDEYAQSSAGGIDMMLTLVYALLALAVLIALLGIANTLTLAVHERTRELGLLRAVGQTRAQLRAMVRWESVLVAAFGTVGGLALGGFLGWVLVKASDGASDSAFAFAMPPFQLTVVALVGVAAGALAGLRPARRAARLDVLRAIATE; encoded by the coding sequence ATGAACGCCTCCGTGCGCATCAGCGTCTCGTCCCTGCGCGCCCACAAGCGCCGCTTCGCCGGTACGTTCCTGGCGGTGCTCCTCGGTGTCGCCTTCCTGGCCGGCACCCTCGTCATGGGCGACACCCTGCGCGCCAGCTTCGACACGATGTTCGGCAACGCCACGAGCGGCACCGACGCCGTCGTCCGCAGTGCCGGCACCATCACCACGCCGGGCGAGAACCAGGGCGTACGGCAGCCCGTCGACACCGACCTGGCGACGGCCGTCGAGAAGGCTCCGGGGGTCGCGGCCGCCGAGCCCGACATCCAGGGTGCAGGACAGCTCGTCGGCGCCAACGGCAAGCCCATCGGCGGCCAGGGCCCGCCCACCCTCGCGGGCAACTGGATCGACGACCCGAAGCTCAACTCGTACCAACTGGCCGAAGGCCGCGCCCCATCGAAGTCCGGCGAGGTCGTCGTCAACCGCGGTGCCGCCGAGAAGGGCGACCTGAAGATCGGCGACACGACGACCCTGCGGACGCCCGACCCGGTCAAGGTGACCATCGTCGGCCTGGCGACCTTCGGTGGCGAGGACGGCATGGCCCAGGTGACCTACACCGGCATGACGCGGTCCGACGCCGAGAAGTACCTGACCGCGAAGCCCGGCGAGGCCGCGAGCATCCTGGTGCGGGCCGGGCCCGGCACCGGTCAGCAGGAACTCGTCGACGCCCTGACTCCCGTACTGCCCAAGGGGGTTGAGGCGATCACCGGCCAGGAGCTGGCCGCGGAGAACACCGACATGATCTCCGGCCAGTTCCTGTCGCTCTTCACCACCTTCCTGCTGGTGTTCTCCGGTGTGGCGCTGCTGGTCGCGACCTTCTCCATCCACAACACCTTCGCGATCGTCGTCGCCCAACGCACCCGCGAGAACGCCCTGTTGCGCGCTCTCGGCGCCTCACGCCGGCAGGTCACCGCGTCGACCCTGGTCGAGGCGAGCGTCGTCGCCGTGGTCGCGTCCGCCGCTGGGCTCGCGGGCGGCATCGGAATCGCGGCGGGACTCCAGGCACTGTTCCCGGCCATCGGATTCCCGTTCCCCGAGGGCGACTTGGTGATCAGCGGACTGTCCATGACCCTTCCGCTCGCGGTCGGTATCGTGGTCTGCATCGGCTCCGCGCTGCTGCCCGCAGTACGCGCCGGGCGCACCGCACCACTGGCAGCCCTGCGGGAGACGGCCGTCGACCAGTCCGGCGCGTCCCGCACCCGCGCCGTGGTGGGCACCGGTCTCGCGGCGCTGGCGGTCGCCGTCACGCTGACCGGCGTCATCGTCAGCCCGTCCCTGTGGCTCGCGGGAATCGGCGCGATCCTGGCGCTCGCCGCCTTCGTGGTCCTCGGCCCGGTCGCCTCGACCACCGCCGTACGTGTCCTCGGCAGCCCGCTCGACAGGCTGCGTGGAGTCACCGGCGGCCTGGCCAGGCGCAACGCCCTGCGCAGCCCCAAGCGGACCGCGGCCACGGCCAGCGCGCTGATGATCGGCGTCGCCGTCGTCTCCTTGTTCACCGTCTTCGGCGCCTCGCTGAAGGCCACCATGGACCAGACGGTGTCCCGGTCCTTCGCGGGCGACGTCGCGGTGAGCACCCCGTCGTTCGGCGCGGGCGGCAGCGGACTGAGCCCGCGGCTCGCCCCCGCGATCGCCGAGCGGCCCGAGGTCGACACGGCGGTCGGACTCGGCCGCGGTGTCGCCGAAGTCGACGGCAAGGGGCGGGCGTTGACCGTCACCGACCCGGTCGCGCTGGAGCGCACCTTCGACCTCGGCGACGTACAGGGCTCGATGCGCGACCTCGGCGACGACGGCATCGCCATCACCGAGAACGAGGCCGACAAGCAGGGCCTCAAGACCGGCGACACCGCCCGACTGGCCTTCACCGACGGCAAGAAGCAGACCTTCACGGTCCGCGCGGTCTACGGCCGGTCCGAGCTCGCGGGCGACTACGTCATCACCCGCGACGCCTGGGCCCCGCACCGCACCCAGGACTCCGACACGCTCGTGGCCGTCACCTTCAAGGACGGCGTGAGCGCGGCCGACGGGAAGGCGGCGGTGGAGAAGGTCGCGACGGCGTACGGCAATCCGGAGGTGCAGACCCGCGACGAGTACGCGCAGTCCTCGGCCGGCGGCATCGACATGATGCTCACCCTGGTCTACGCGCTCCTCGCGCTCGCGGTGCTCATCGCACTGCTCGGCATCGCCAACACGCTGACCCTCGCGGTCCACGAACGCACCCGCGAACTCGGCCTGTTGAGGGCCGTCGGGCAGACAAGGGCGCAACTGCGGGCCATGGTCCGCTGGGAGTCAGTGCTGGTCGCCGCGTTCGGCACGGTGGGCGGACTCGCACTCGGCGGATTCCTCGGGTGGGTGCTCGTCAAGGCATCCGACGGAGCGTCCGACAGCGCCTTCGCCTTCGCGATGCCGCCGTTCCAGCTCACCGTGGTGGCCCTCGTGGGGGTCGCGGCCGGAGCCCTCGCGGGCCTGCGCCCGGCCCGGCGGGCGGCACGCCTCGACGTACTGCGCGCCATCGCCACCGAGTAG
- a CDS encoding DUF4865 family protein, with protein sequence MHAMQYEINLPADYDMDIIRGRVARVGHLLDGWDGLGLKAYLLRERGVHGSQVNQYAPFYLWHTPEGMNSFLWGPGFQGLVNDFGRPEVQHWTGLAYEDGNAAGATPEVAVRRRVSIPEGAPLAEVTEEAMRVTGRLASLDGVVCAAVAVDPRHWEVVHFSLWAHDPPKAAGEVYRVLHLSAPERDRLRRGRQW encoded by the coding sequence ATGCACGCCATGCAGTACGAGATAAACCTGCCCGCCGACTACGACATGGACATCATCCGCGGCCGGGTCGCCCGCGTCGGACATCTGCTCGACGGCTGGGACGGACTCGGCCTCAAGGCCTACCTGCTGCGCGAACGCGGAGTGCACGGCTCCCAGGTCAACCAGTACGCGCCGTTCTATCTGTGGCACACGCCGGAAGGCATGAACTCCTTCCTCTGGGGGCCGGGATTCCAGGGCCTCGTGAACGATTTCGGGCGCCCTGAGGTGCAGCACTGGACGGGTCTCGCGTACGAGGACGGGAACGCCGCCGGTGCCACACCCGAGGTCGCGGTGCGTCGGCGCGTGAGCATTCCGGAGGGGGCACCGCTCGCCGAGGTGACGGAGGAGGCGATGCGGGTGACCGGGCGGCTGGCCTCGCTGGACGGAGTCGTCTGTGCCGCTGTCGCCGTCGACCCGCGTCACTGGGAGGTCGTGCACTTCTCGCTCTGGGCCCATGACCCGCCCAAGGCGGCCGGTGAGGTGTACCGGGTGCTGCATCTCTCGGCGCCGGAGCGTGACCGGCTCCGGCGGGGGCGGCAGTGGTGA
- a CDS encoding ROK family protein, translating to MSGNAAPRAAGEGSTRTRLDRGRGALGPALELVHTGRAPTRAVLTAELGVTRATAGAVAAELEALGLIHVDARPGAAAGSQGRPSHRLELAEDGPVALAAQVHADGFRAALVGLGGRLVATAPGCETVDADPAKVLGSVVEAGAELLRETGRRCVGAGLAVPSAVAEPEGTALNPLHLAWPAGAPVREIFAERVRAAGITGPAFAANDVNLAALAEHRHGAGRGSRDLLCVATGHRGVGGALVLDGRLHMGSSGLALEVGHLTVNPEGRPCHCGSRGCLDVEADPLAFLTAAGRDPGPEVSLLQQSNDLIRNQYADPTVRTAVEALIDRLGLGLAGLVNILNPDRIILGGLHRTLLDADPERLRAVVADRSLWGQSGGVPILACTLDHNSLVGAAELAWQPVLDDPIAALAQV from the coding sequence ATGAGCGGCAATGCGGCCCCCAGAGCGGCGGGAGAAGGAAGCACCAGGACACGCCTGGACCGGGGGCGGGGTGCGCTGGGGCCCGCCCTGGAACTCGTGCACACCGGACGCGCGCCCACACGGGCCGTACTCACCGCAGAGCTCGGCGTCACTCGAGCGACCGCAGGCGCGGTCGCCGCGGAACTCGAAGCGCTCGGACTGATCCACGTCGACGCGCGCCCCGGCGCGGCCGCCGGCTCGCAGGGCCGCCCCTCGCACCGTCTCGAACTCGCCGAGGACGGCCCCGTGGCCCTCGCCGCCCAGGTGCACGCCGACGGCTTCCGCGCCGCCCTGGTCGGCCTCGGCGGCCGTCTCGTCGCGACCGCCCCCGGCTGCGAGACAGTCGACGCCGACCCGGCCAAGGTGCTCGGCTCGGTCGTCGAGGCGGGCGCCGAACTGCTCCGGGAGACCGGACGCCGCTGCGTGGGCGCGGGCCTCGCCGTACCGTCGGCCGTCGCCGAACCCGAGGGCACCGCCCTCAACCCCCTCCACCTGGCCTGGCCCGCCGGCGCACCCGTACGGGAGATCTTCGCGGAGCGCGTCCGCGCCGCCGGGATCACCGGGCCGGCGTTCGCGGCCAACGACGTCAACCTCGCCGCACTCGCCGAGCACCGCCACGGCGCGGGCCGCGGCTCCCGCGACCTGCTGTGCGTGGCGACCGGACACCGAGGAGTCGGCGGCGCGCTCGTCCTCGACGGGCGTCTGCACATGGGCAGTTCTGGGCTCGCGCTGGAGGTCGGACACCTCACCGTCAATCCGGAGGGGCGCCCCTGCCACTGCGGCAGTCGCGGCTGCCTGGACGTCGAGGCGGACCCGCTGGCGTTCCTGACGGCGGCGGGCCGCGACCCCGGCCCCGAGGTGTCGCTGCTCCAGCAGTCCAACGACCTGATCCGCAACCAGTACGCCGACCCGACCGTACGCACGGCCGTCGAGGCCCTCATCGACCGGCTCGGCCTGGGCCTCGCGGGCCTGGTCAACATCCTCAACCCGGACCGCATCATCCTCGGCGGGCTGCACCGAACCCTCCTCGACGCGGACCCCGAGCGGCTGCGCGCCGTGGTGGCCGACCGGAGCCTGTGGGGCCAGAGCGGCGGCGTCCCGATCCTCGCCTGCACGCTGGACCACAACAGCCTGGTGGGAGCGGCCGAGCTGGCGTGGCAGCCGGTCCTCGACGACCCGATCGCGGCGCTGGCCCAGGTGTGA
- a CDS encoding TetR/AcrR family transcriptional regulator: protein MSTPERLIEATRELLWERGYVGTSPKAIQQQAGAGQGSMYHHFAGKPDLALAAIRRTAEEMRATAEGVLGGPGSPYERVEAYLRRERDVLRGCPIGRLTMDPDVIASEELRAPVDETLDWLRERLAGLVEEGQERGEFAPSLDGEEIAATIVATVQGGYVLARASGSTAAFDTGVRGLLSLLALNSPAPTDG, encoded by the coding sequence ATGAGCACTCCGGAGCGGTTGATCGAGGCCACGCGCGAGCTGTTGTGGGAGCGGGGGTACGTGGGCACGAGCCCGAAGGCGATCCAGCAGCAGGCCGGGGCGGGGCAGGGCAGCATGTACCACCACTTCGCGGGCAAGCCCGATCTGGCACTCGCCGCGATCCGGCGTACGGCGGAGGAGATGCGCGCTACCGCCGAGGGAGTACTCGGCGGCCCGGGTTCTCCGTACGAGCGTGTCGAGGCGTATCTGCGTCGTGAGCGCGATGTCCTGCGCGGCTGCCCGATCGGGCGGCTGACCATGGACCCGGACGTCATCGCGAGCGAGGAGCTGCGCGCGCCCGTCGACGAGACGCTGGACTGGCTGCGCGAGCGGCTCGCGGGGCTTGTCGAGGAGGGGCAGGAGCGGGGCGAGTTCGCGCCCTCGCTGGACGGCGAGGAGATCGCCGCGACGATCGTCGCCACGGTCCAGGGCGGCTATGTGCTGGCGCGCGCCTCCGGCTCGACCGCCGCGTTCGACACGGGAGTTCGCGGACTGCTGTCGCTGCTGGCCCTCAACTCCCCTGCACCTACGGACGGTTAG
- a CDS encoding DeoR/GlpR family DNA-binding transcription regulator, with protein sequence MSENQNLLAEQRRALILDEVRRRGGVRVNELTRKLGVSDMTVRRDLDALARQGVVEKVHGGAVPVVEASTHEPGFEAKSGLELSAKEDIARAAAAMVAPGTAIALSGGTTTYALAHQLLDVPDLTVVTNSVRVADVFHAAQRTSGQRQGAATVVLTGGVRTPSDSLVGPVADQAIAALHFDVLFLGVHGISVEAGLSTPNLAEAETNRRLVQSARRVVVVADHTKWGTVGLSSFAALEQIDTLVTDDGLPSGARAEISEHLRRLVVAGELEDESETDA encoded by the coding sequence GTGAGTGAGAATCAGAACCTCCTCGCGGAGCAGCGGCGCGCTCTGATCCTCGACGAGGTCCGGCGGCGCGGCGGTGTCCGCGTCAACGAACTCACCAGGAAACTAGGCGTGTCGGACATGACGGTCCGCCGCGATCTCGACGCGCTCGCCCGCCAGGGCGTGGTGGAGAAGGTGCACGGCGGAGCGGTCCCGGTGGTCGAGGCGAGCACGCACGAGCCGGGCTTCGAGGCCAAGTCGGGTCTTGAGCTGTCCGCCAAGGAGGACATCGCTCGAGCCGCCGCGGCGATGGTCGCACCGGGCACGGCGATCGCCCTGTCGGGCGGCACGACGACCTACGCGCTCGCCCACCAGCTGCTCGACGTGCCGGATCTGACGGTCGTGACCAACTCGGTGCGGGTGGCCGATGTCTTCCACGCGGCGCAGCGCACCTCGGGACAGCGGCAGGGGGCGGCGACGGTCGTACTGACCGGTGGCGTGCGCACGCCGTCGGACTCGCTGGTGGGGCCGGTCGCGGACCAGGCGATCGCGGCGCTCCACTTCGACGTGCTGTTCCTGGGTGTGCACGGCATATCGGTGGAGGCCGGCCTGTCCACGCCGAACCTGGCGGAGGCCGAGACCAACCGGCGGCTCGTCCAGTCGGCACGGCGTGTCGTCGTGGTCGCGGACCACACCAAGTGGGGCACGGTGGGTCTGAGTTCGTTCGCCGCGCTGGAACAGATCGACACTCTGGTCACGGACGACGGGCTGCCCTCCGGGGCGCGCGCGGAGATCTCCGAGCATCTGCGGCGGCTGGTGGTGGCGGGCGAGCTCGAGGACGAGAGCGAGACGGACGCCTGA